The following proteins are co-located in the Sandaracinaceae bacterium genome:
- a CDS encoding YhjD/YihY/BrkB family envelope integrity protein, with product MSRASNAVEPVLFGPDDDHPLHVRLARRTARVLWLAGRGFVRDEGFHHASALAFDTVLALVPLLVIVAGVLRALGAWNQFLGSTIEPWLEMTLGQSPENMVTMREAFTKVIELGESADVTALGFIGVVALLYLVLILLTTVETTLNRIWGARRPRTLMRRAVDYAAILFVIPLGLVLATVLGSGLGDFAWMGGLRGAVREVVAMLAVSGVLTFLYLVMPAARSRFKSALIGGLVAGALWHLGLEAYAQLQIGVARYNVIYSGFATLPLFLVWIFVSWLLVLFGAELAAAHQDESGFRWRVREGEASARTRHRLGVRFTAEIARSFVRGEMPPDVHQHAEESSIPTRLAEDILDDLARHGILLRAHRNGVPTYVLSRDPRTLRLSDVLAALDESADPYELGHPRSDEEAKQLAALVDDLEKAPEGTPANLSLRELVEWLEAEHIEPEQRRHAH from the coding sequence GTGTCTCGCGCAAGCAACGCGGTAGAGCCGGTCCTCTTCGGGCCGGACGATGACCACCCGCTCCACGTCAGGCTCGCGCGTCGCACGGCGCGGGTGCTCTGGCTCGCGGGCCGGGGATTCGTGCGCGACGAGGGCTTCCACCACGCGTCGGCCCTCGCCTTCGACACCGTGCTCGCGCTGGTGCCGCTCCTCGTGATCGTCGCCGGGGTGCTGCGCGCGCTCGGGGCGTGGAATCAGTTCCTCGGCTCGACCATCGAGCCGTGGCTGGAGATGACCCTCGGGCAGAGCCCCGAGAACATGGTCACGATGCGCGAGGCCTTCACGAAGGTCATCGAGCTGGGCGAGAGCGCCGACGTGACCGCGCTCGGCTTCATCGGGGTGGTCGCGCTGCTCTACCTCGTCTTGATCCTGCTGACGACGGTCGAGACCACGCTCAACCGCATCTGGGGCGCGCGCCGCCCCCGCACCCTCATGCGCCGAGCCGTCGACTACGCGGCGATCCTCTTCGTGATCCCCCTCGGCCTCGTGCTGGCCACCGTGCTCGGCTCCGGGCTGGGCGACTTCGCGTGGATGGGCGGCCTGCGCGGCGCTGTGCGCGAGGTGGTCGCGATGCTCGCGGTCTCGGGCGTGCTGACCTTCCTGTACCTGGTCATGCCGGCCGCCCGGAGCCGCTTCAAGTCCGCCCTCATCGGGGGCCTCGTGGCGGGCGCGCTGTGGCATCTGGGGCTGGAGGCCTACGCCCAGCTGCAGATCGGGGTCGCCCGCTACAACGTCATCTACTCCGGCTTCGCCACCCTGCCGCTCTTCCTCGTCTGGATCTTCGTCAGCTGGCTGCTGGTCCTCTTCGGCGCGGAGCTGGCCGCGGCGCACCAGGACGAGAGCGGCTTCCGCTGGCGCGTCCGCGAGGGAGAGGCGAGCGCGCGCACCCGCCACCGGCTCGGCGTGCGCTTCACGGCGGAGATCGCCCGCTCGTTCGTCCGAGGCGAGATGCCCCCCGACGTCCATCAGCACGCGGAGGAGTCGAGCATCCCCACCCGCCTGGCCGAGGACATCCTGGACGATCTGGCGCGCCACGGGATCCTGCTCCGCGCGCATCGAAACGGTGTGCCGACCTATGTGCTCAGCCGTGATCCGCGGACGCTCCGGCTGAGCGACGTGCTCGCCGCGCTGGACGAGTCGGCCGACCCGTACGAGCTGGGCCATCCGCGGAGCGACGAGGAGGCGAAGCAGCTGGCCGCGCTCGTCGATGATCTGGAGAAGGCGCCCGAGGGGACGCCGGCGAACCTCAGCCTGCGCGAGCTCGTCGAGTGGCTCGAGGCCGAGCACATCGAGCCCGAGCAGCGGCGGCACGCCCACTGA
- a CDS encoding PAS domain-containing protein, which yields MSSLEEAAAKSGDRRGTVAPGGTPIDFQALVEGIDAITWEMDTDEWLFTYVSPQAEEMLGYPLERWLERNFWNEILVHPDDAIWAVDFCVSATQRNEDHEFEYRAKAADGRTVWLKDLVRVVARPGRSPLLRGVMIDITSAKAAETEAERLRRELLEAQELAHIGSWQWVVADDQVTWSDELYRIYGLDPKGFGASFAAYLERVHPDDRERVQQTIGGLVQSGGFFDFEERIVRPNGELRYLRSRGQAVLESGRVTRLVGSCQDITEQKEAEERERTLLFEQVARQQAESSRQRLQNVFEQAPAAIAVLAGPKLVFESTNDDYAALVGRDDLVGKPLREALEIEQETIFELLENVYRTGEPFVGREVPVRFRPANGEWRSGWFDFVYQPLLEDGGVYGVMVHAIDVTGKVEARLELEGLTARLAATNEELEQFAYVTSHDLRAPLRGIASLATWIEEDVGEALPPRSREHLELLRSRVARLEGLIDGILQYSRAGRLRAEAESVDVGKLLDDVLDLLAPPPGVVRVEGEMPTVRAERVPFQQAMQNLISNALKHGATESPRVVVRAKELPDAWELSVADNGPGIDPRYQDRIWTIFQTLKTRDEVEGTGVGLSLVKKIVESRGGSVRVDSTLGRGATFRFTWPKR from the coding sequence TTGAGCAGCTTGGAGGAGGCGGCCGCGAAGAGCGGTGATCGTCGCGGGACCGTGGCCCCCGGGGGGACCCCCATCGACTTCCAGGCCCTGGTCGAGGGGATCGACGCGATCACCTGGGAGATGGACACCGACGAGTGGCTCTTCACCTACGTGAGCCCGCAGGCAGAGGAGATGCTGGGCTATCCCCTGGAGCGCTGGCTCGAGCGCAACTTCTGGAACGAGATCCTCGTCCACCCCGATGACGCCATCTGGGCCGTCGACTTCTGCGTGTCGGCGACCCAGCGCAACGAGGATCACGAGTTCGAGTACCGCGCGAAGGCCGCGGACGGCCGCACGGTGTGGCTCAAGGACCTCGTCCGCGTGGTCGCCCGACCGGGCCGCTCGCCGCTCCTGCGCGGGGTGATGATCGACATCACCTCCGCCAAGGCCGCCGAGACGGAGGCGGAGCGCCTGCGACGGGAGCTGCTCGAGGCGCAGGAGCTCGCCCACATCGGGAGCTGGCAGTGGGTGGTCGCGGACGATCAGGTCACGTGGTCGGACGAGCTCTACCGGATCTACGGTCTCGACCCGAAGGGCTTCGGCGCGAGCTTCGCCGCGTACCTCGAGCGCGTGCACCCCGACGACCGGGAGCGCGTCCAGCAGACCATCGGCGGCCTCGTCCAGAGCGGCGGCTTCTTCGACTTCGAGGAGCGGATCGTGCGCCCCAATGGTGAGCTCCGCTACCTGCGGAGCCGCGGCCAGGCGGTGCTCGAGTCGGGCCGCGTGACCCGGCTCGTGGGCTCGTGTCAGGACATCACCGAGCAGAAGGAGGCCGAGGAGCGCGAGCGCACGCTCCTCTTCGAGCAGGTGGCTCGCCAGCAGGCGGAGTCGAGCCGCCAGCGTCTTCAGAACGTCTTCGAGCAGGCCCCCGCCGCCATCGCCGTGCTCGCGGGACCGAAGCTGGTGTTCGAGTCGACGAACGACGACTACGCGGCGCTCGTCGGGAGAGACGATCTGGTGGGCAAGCCCCTGCGGGAGGCGCTGGAGATCGAGCAGGAGACCATCTTCGAGCTGCTCGAGAACGTCTACCGGACCGGCGAGCCGTTCGTGGGCCGAGAGGTCCCGGTGCGCTTCCGGCCCGCCAACGGTGAGTGGCGCAGCGGCTGGTTCGACTTCGTCTATCAGCCGCTCCTGGAGGACGGAGGCGTGTACGGCGTCATGGTCCACGCCATCGACGTCACGGGGAAGGTCGAGGCGCGGCTGGAGCTCGAGGGCCTCACCGCGCGCCTCGCGGCCACGAACGAGGAGCTCGAGCAGTTCGCCTACGTGACCTCGCACGACCTGCGCGCGCCGCTGCGGGGCATCGCGAGCCTCGCGACCTGGATCGAGGAGGACGTGGGGGAGGCGCTCCCGCCTCGGAGCCGCGAGCACCTGGAGCTGCTGCGCTCTCGGGTGGCGCGTCTCGAGGGGCTCATCGACGGCATCCTGCAGTACTCACGCGCGGGCCGGCTCCGCGCGGAGGCCGAGTCCGTCGACGTGGGCAAGCTGCTCGACGACGTCCTGGACCTGCTCGCCCCGCCCCCCGGCGTCGTGCGGGTCGAAGGCGAGATGCCGACCGTCCGCGCCGAGCGCGTCCCGTTCCAGCAGGCGATGCAGAACCTCATCAGCAACGCGCTCAAGCACGGCGCGACGGAGTCGCCGCGCGTGGTCGTCCGCGCGAAGGAGCTCCCCGACGCGTGGGAGCTGTCGGTCGCAGACAACGGGCCGGGGATCGACCCCCGCTATCAAGACCGCATCTGGACCATCTTCCAGACCCTCAAGACCCGAGACGAGGTCGAAGGGACGGGCGTGGGCCTGTCACTCGTGAAGAAGATCGTGGAATCGCGGGGCGGCAGCGTGAGGGTCGACTCGACGCTCGGGCGCGGGGCGACGTTCCGGTTCACCTGGCCGAAGAGGTAG
- a CDS encoding response regulator, translated as MEKQLKILLVEDDEVDVMNVKRAFDKARIQNPVEVAKDGVHALSLLKDPSFSKERLLILLDINMPRMNGIELLREIRKDPELHSLPVVVLTTSDDERDKVDAFDLNVAGYLLKPVTFPKFVDILDVLNRYWTLVEWP; from the coding sequence TTGGAAAAGCAGCTGAAGATTCTCCTCGTCGAGGATGACGAGGTCGACGTGATGAACGTCAAGCGGGCTTTCGACAAGGCGCGCATCCAGAACCCCGTGGAGGTGGCCAAGGACGGCGTGCACGCGCTGAGTCTGCTGAAGGACCCGAGCTTCTCGAAGGAGCGGCTGCTCATCCTCCTGGACATCAACATGCCGCGCATGAACGGCATCGAGCTGCTGCGCGAGATCCGGAAGGACCCCGAGCTGCACTCGCTCCCGGTGGTGGTCCTGACCACCTCGGACGACGAGCGCGACAAGGTCGACGCCTTCGACCTCAACGTCGCCGGCTACCTGCTCAAGCCCGTGACGTTCCCGAAGTTCGTCGACATCCTCGACGTGTTGAACCGGTACTGGACCCTGGTCGAGTGGCCCTGA
- a CDS encoding ATP-binding protein, with protein MALSPAEPNLRVLIVDDDQVDRLWARRALAPLCVDGGLGEAADAASAELQLGTAEWDCALVDHQLGADTGLELTQRLRAAGLRVPVVMFTGHGDEQVAVAVMKAGATDYLSKNERTPEGVRRAIRNAVELARAAREREELVEQLAAERERLERAVRERDDVLAIVSHDLRNPLSTIALAADELPELDPAAVTHIAKVIRRNVKRAERLISDLLDISRIERGVLTLDLRPCDVERVGRSAVRHAELIAQRKGVSLELHVRGDGGDVQADPDRLSQVLDNLLSNAIRHTPEGGRVLLAIEHSAEGAQLEVRDTGPGVPSEERARLFDRFYQTGRKNEGGAGLGLAIAKGLVEAHQGSITVGDAPEGGARFTFHIPRTLATPTYAATP; from the coding sequence GTGGCCCTGAGCCCTGCCGAGCCGAACCTGCGCGTCCTGATCGTCGACGACGACCAGGTCGACCGGCTGTGGGCGCGACGCGCGCTCGCGCCCCTCTGCGTGGACGGCGGGCTCGGAGAGGCGGCGGACGCCGCGTCAGCCGAGCTGCAGCTCGGGACGGCGGAGTGGGACTGCGCGCTGGTCGACCATCAGCTGGGCGCGGACACCGGGCTCGAGCTGACCCAGCGCTTGCGCGCGGCGGGGCTCCGGGTCCCGGTCGTGATGTTCACGGGCCACGGCGACGAACAGGTCGCGGTCGCGGTGATGAAGGCGGGCGCGACCGACTACCTCTCGAAGAACGAGCGCACGCCCGAGGGGGTCCGGCGCGCGATCCGGAACGCGGTCGAGCTTGCGCGCGCGGCGAGAGAGCGAGAAGAGCTCGTCGAGCAGCTCGCGGCCGAGCGGGAGCGCCTCGAGCGGGCGGTCCGCGAACGGGACGACGTGCTCGCGATCGTGTCCCACGACCTGCGGAACCCCCTGTCGACCATCGCGCTCGCGGCCGATGAGCTCCCGGAGCTCGATCCCGCCGCGGTGACTCACATCGCCAAGGTGATCCGTCGCAACGTCAAGCGCGCCGAGCGTCTCATCTCCGATCTCCTGGACATCAGCCGCATCGAGCGCGGGGTGCTGACCCTGGACCTGCGCCCCTGCGACGTCGAGCGCGTGGGCCGCTCCGCGGTCCGCCACGCCGAGCTGATCGCGCAGCGGAAGGGCGTCTCCCTCGAGCTCCATGTGCGCGGCGACGGCGGGGACGTGCAGGCCGATCCGGACCGACTCTCGCAGGTGCTCGACAACCTGCTCTCGAACGCGATCCGCCACACGCCCGAAGGGGGTCGTGTGCTGCTGGCGATCGAGCACTCGGCCGAGGGCGCGCAGCTCGAGGTGCGGGACACCGGCCCGGGCGTGCCCAGCGAGGAGAGGGCTCGCCTCTTCGATCGCTTCTACCAGACCGGGCGGAAGAACGAAGGCGGGGCCGGGCTGGGCCTCGCCATCGCCAAGGGCCTCGTGGAGGCCCACCAGGGCAGCATCACCGTCGGCGACGCGCCCGAAGGCGGCGCCAGGTTCACGTTCCACATCCCGAGAACCTTGGCGACCCCGACCTACGCCGCGACGCCCTGA
- a CDS encoding fatty acid desaturase, whose translation MASPTAGITLSDPTFEPKDRRNAFERFWLNLISDERDLPFIPLALQMTFVIIPLAVLLYVPGVFRWWLAPVYWAVVFPGFMDRYMLMLHNASHRRLFKRKYNFLNKWVPWVIGIFCGQTPETYYIHHITMHHAEGNLPNDLSSTMKYQRDSRIAWLRYFFRFFFFILFDMTRYQLRKKRYPLLRKMLIGELSFYAITAAMMFVNWQATVTVFVVPLVVIRILMMAGNWGQHAFVDPDDPSNDYKSAITCINARYNHRGFNDGYHISHHLVANRHWTDHPAELQENLQAYVDNDAIIFEGIDFFMVWLYLMLGRKDWLVERFVDLREEKRSKEEILALFERRLKKFSPEQLAALQK comes from the coding sequence ATGGCAAGCCCCACCGCCGGGATCACCCTCAGCGATCCGACCTTCGAGCCGAAGGACCGACGCAACGCGTTCGAGCGCTTCTGGCTGAACCTCATCTCCGATGAGCGTGACCTGCCATTCATCCCGCTCGCGCTGCAGATGACCTTCGTGATCATCCCCCTCGCGGTGCTGCTCTACGTGCCCGGCGTCTTCCGCTGGTGGCTGGCGCCCGTGTACTGGGCGGTCGTCTTCCCCGGGTTCATGGACCGCTACATGCTGATGCTCCACAACGCGAGCCATCGGCGCCTGTTCAAGCGGAAGTACAACTTCTTGAACAAGTGGGTGCCGTGGGTGATCGGCATCTTCTGCGGTCAGACGCCGGAGACCTACTACATCCACCACATCACGATGCACCACGCGGAGGGCAACCTCCCGAACGACCTGTCGTCGACGATGAAGTACCAGCGGGACAGCCGCATCGCGTGGCTGCGCTACTTCTTCCGCTTCTTCTTCTTCATCCTCTTCGACATGACGCGCTACCAGCTCCGCAAGAAGCGCTACCCGCTGCTGCGGAAGATGCTGATCGGAGAGCTGTCGTTCTACGCCATCACCGCGGCGATGATGTTCGTCAACTGGCAGGCGACGGTGACCGTCTTCGTCGTGCCGCTCGTGGTCATTCGCATCCTCATGATGGCCGGCAACTGGGGTCAGCACGCCTTCGTCGACCCGGACGATCCGAGCAACGACTACAAGAGCGCGATCACGTGCATCAACGCGCGCTACAACCACCGCGGGTTCAACGACGGCTACCACATCAGCCATCACCTGGTGGCCAACCGGCACTGGACCGACCACCCGGCCGAGCTGCAGGAGAACCTCCAGGCCTACGTCGACAACGACGCGATCATCTTCGAGGGCATCGACTTCTTCATGGTCTGGCTGTACCTGATGCTGGGTCGGAAGGACTGGCTCGTGGAGCGCTTCGTCGATCTCCGCGAGGAGAAGCGCAGCAAGGAAGAGATCCTCGCGCTCTTCGAACGTCGCCTGAAGAAGTTCTCGCCCGAGCAGCTCGCCGCGCTCCAGAAGTAG
- a CDS encoding NAD(P)-dependent oxidoreductase: protein MDTIAVLGMGLLGRGFAENLLAKGHEVRVWNRTASRCEPLVEQGAVAAETPEEAVRGAARVHLVLAADDAVEAVLAALRPGLGEGVYVVDHSTNLPAGVAARFDRLRGEGILYVHAPVFMGPKNSREGTGLMLLSGPAEDETALRPALETMTGRVLHLGPEPDKAAKLKITGNGMLIMLTAAMGDLFRMGEASGVTTDEILALFDQFSPTASGMGRRALASGDQPVGFEMTMARKDVRLMLETAGDAQLTVLPSVAAAMDAAIEAGRGAEDFAALADPKRG from the coding sequence ATGGACACGATCGCGGTGCTGGGGATGGGGCTCTTGGGGCGGGGGTTCGCGGAGAACCTCCTCGCGAAGGGCCACGAGGTTCGGGTCTGGAACCGCACCGCGAGCCGGTGCGAGCCGCTCGTCGAGCAGGGCGCGGTCGCGGCCGAGACGCCCGAAGAGGCGGTGCGAGGGGCCGCCCGCGTCCACCTCGTGCTCGCGGCCGACGACGCGGTCGAGGCGGTCCTCGCCGCGCTGCGGCCCGGCCTCGGCGAAGGCGTCTACGTCGTCGACCACAGCACGAACCTGCCCGCGGGCGTGGCGGCGCGCTTCGATCGCCTGCGCGGCGAGGGCATCCTCTACGTGCACGCGCCGGTCTTCATGGGTCCGAAGAACTCACGCGAAGGCACGGGCCTGATGTTGCTCAGCGGCCCGGCCGAGGACGAGACGGCCCTCCGCCCCGCGCTCGAGACGATGACGGGCCGCGTGCTCCACCTCGGCCCCGAGCCCGACAAGGCGGCCAAGCTCAAGATCACCGGCAATGGCATGCTCATCATGCTCACCGCGGCGATGGGCGACCTCTTCCGCATGGGCGAAGCGTCCGGCGTCACCACGGACGAGATCCTCGCGCTCTTCGATCAGTTCTCTCCCACCGCGTCCGGCATGGGCCGTCGCGCGCTCGCCTCGGGCGACCAGCCAGTGGGCTTCGAGATGACGATGGCGCGCAAGGACGTGCGCCTGATGCTCGAGACGGCCGGCGACGCGCAGCTCACCGTCCTCCCCTCCGTCGCCGCCGCCATGGACGCGGCGATCGAGGCGGGACGCGGCGCCGAGGACTTCGCGGCCCTCGCCGACCCGAAGCGCGGCTGA
- a CDS encoding putative metal-binding motif-containing protein, protein MLTNDWARRSAPWVICALTMVGCDGMVMCPEGAELVEGECVMPPDADVPMDGDVPMDAEARMDAEAPMDAEPPMDGAPPIMEDGGRMDEDGGTTPPDGGVPPDLPDSGPPTCPTPDTWYRDWDRDGRGDPAASVESCDPVDGFVMNADDCDDGCDTCWTGASELCDSRDNDCNGSVDEGVTSTFYRDGDGDGHGNPAMTSTGCSAPSGFVTSDTDCDDTCAACYPGNTETCDGEDNDCDGSTDEGLLTTYYADADADGHGDASASVSACTAPAGHVTVGDDCDDTCAACYPGNTETCDGEDNDCDGSTDEGLLTTYYADVDGDGHGDASTAVSACSAPSGHVTVGDDCNDTCAACYPGRAEVCDSEDNDCDGSTDEGVLSTFYRDIDGDGFGVTSSSTQACRQPAGYAGTGGDCNDACATCNPSATEVCDTLDNDCDAGVDEGVQTRFYRDADGDGHGLASSSVLACSAPSGHVTSMDDCDDTCGVCYPGNAEVCDGENNDCDADVDEGVLDTFYRDGDGDGHGRDDMTTFACSPPSGYAGMGMDCDDAASSTYPGASELCNAIDDDCDGSRDETFTCVEGESTGCTTSCGTRGTGTCTTSCEEPDAAACTPPTETCNYVDDDCDGYLDEYLFSAGSPSIYASGSRLERPRAFECQGDVCAFFHSAGQVLGWRMERDGTVLRSAVPHAGNDTFDVGYRSGDSRIAYAYAEGSQIRVRLLDVGTLNSVRSATIPVSTPYLRVVVDSTSAWVYARVGSWINRYRINKSTGAWDGVTDSVTLTDLPFDVDASRHFGEPHYVSYVTPYSHNAVFIGRVSSSGALTTETIASMPSGVTAIDPAIGTAPDGQIVVAWAERGSNYFVNRIRRAHKTSWSATPAIGTLRMGWTTSDGEGAPNLLIDVGYARGSAAHEVFHVVTSQRLWNSTSPELGDVGAYTIQRSSGGTSVDEIGVGGSRRRHGGVAAAPSMDTSFVVFYEHTVTGGTWRPIGC, encoded by the coding sequence ATGCTGACGAACGATTGGGCGCGCAGGAGCGCGCCGTGGGTGATTTGCGCCCTGACCATGGTCGGGTGCGATGGAATGGTGATGTGCCCGGAGGGCGCGGAGCTCGTGGAGGGCGAGTGCGTGATGCCGCCGGACGCCGACGTGCCGATGGACGGGGACGTGCCGATGGACGCCGAGGCCCGGATGGACGCCGAGGCCCCGATGGACGCCGAGCCCCCGATGGACGGCGCCCCGCCGATCATGGAAGACGGCGGGCGAATGGACGAGGACGGGGGCACGACGCCGCCCGACGGCGGGGTGCCGCCGGACCTGCCCGACTCGGGTCCTCCCACCTGTCCGACGCCCGACACGTGGTACCGCGACTGGGACCGCGACGGGCGTGGAGACCCGGCCGCGAGCGTCGAGAGCTGTGACCCGGTCGACGGCTTCGTGATGAACGCCGACGACTGCGACGACGGCTGCGACACATGCTGGACCGGCGCGTCCGAGCTGTGCGACAGCCGCGACAACGACTGCAACGGCAGCGTCGACGAGGGCGTGACGTCCACGTTCTATCGGGACGGGGACGGCGACGGGCACGGCAACCCCGCCATGACCTCGACCGGCTGCTCCGCGCCGAGCGGCTTCGTCACGAGCGACACCGACTGCGACGACACCTGCGCCGCCTGCTACCCCGGCAACACCGAGACCTGCGACGGCGAAGACAACGACTGTGACGGGAGCACCGATGAGGGGCTCTTGACCACCTACTACGCCGACGCGGACGCCGACGGACACGGCGACGCGTCAGCCAGCGTCAGCGCGTGCACCGCGCCCGCGGGGCACGTCACCGTCGGCGACGACTGCGACGACACCTGCGCCGCCTGCTATCCCGGCAACACCGAGACCTGCGACGGCGAGGACAACGACTGTGACGGGAGCACCGATGAGGGGCTCTTGACCACCTACTACGCCGATGTCGACGGCGACGGACACGGCGACGCCTCCACGGCCGTCAGCGCGTGCAGCGCGCCCAGCGGGCACGTCACCGTCGGCGACGACTGCAACGACACCTGCGCCGCCTGCTACCCGGGGCGGGCGGAGGTCTGCGACAGCGAGGACAACGACTGCGACGGGAGCACCGACGAGGGCGTGCTGAGCACCTTCTATCGAGACATAGACGGTGACGGCTTCGGCGTGACCTCCTCGAGCACCCAGGCTTGCCGTCAGCCCGCCGGCTACGCGGGCACGGGCGGCGACTGCAACGACGCGTGCGCGACGTGCAACCCGTCCGCGACGGAGGTCTGCGACACCCTCGACAACGACTGCGACGCGGGCGTGGACGAGGGCGTGCAGACGCGCTTCTACCGAGACGCGGACGGCGACGGGCACGGGCTCGCCTCGAGCAGCGTGCTCGCTTGCAGCGCGCCGAGCGGTCACGTCACCTCGATGGACGACTGCGACGACACCTGCGGCGTCTGTTACCCCGGCAACGCCGAGGTCTGTGACGGCGAGAACAACGACTGCGACGCCGACGTCGACGAGGGCGTGCTCGACACGTTCTACCGCGACGGCGACGGCGACGGGCACGGCCGCGACGACATGACCACCTTCGCGTGCTCGCCGCCGAGCGGCTACGCGGGCATGGGCATGGACTGCGACGACGCGGCGTCTTCGACCTACCCGGGCGCGAGCGAGCTCTGCAACGCCATCGACGACGACTGCGACGGCAGCCGCGACGAGACGTTCACCTGCGTCGAAGGCGAGAGCACCGGCTGCACGACCTCGTGTGGCACGCGCGGCACGGGCACCTGCACGACGTCGTGCGAAGAGCCCGACGCCGCCGCGTGCACGCCGCCGACCGAGACGTGCAACTACGTCGACGACGACTGCGACGGGTATCTGGACGAGTATCTGTTCTCGGCGGGCTCGCCGAGCATCTACGCCAGCGGGAGTCGGCTGGAGCGGCCCCGCGCCTTCGAGTGTCAGGGTGACGTGTGTGCCTTCTTTCACTCGGCCGGACAGGTCTTGGGGTGGCGCATGGAGCGCGACGGAACGGTGCTCCGCTCCGCCGTGCCCCACGCCGGCAACGACACCTTCGACGTCGGCTACCGGAGCGGTGACTCGCGCATCGCGTACGCCTACGCCGAAGGCTCACAGATCCGGGTCCGCCTGCTCGACGTGGGCACACTCAACTCCGTGAGGAGCGCCACGATCCCCGTGAGCACACCCTACCTCCGGGTCGTCGTGGACTCGACCTCGGCGTGGGTCTACGCCCGCGTGGGGAGCTGGATCAACCGCTACCGCATCAACAAGAGCACCGGCGCGTGGGACGGTGTCACGGACTCCGTCACGCTCACCGACCTGCCCTTCGACGTCGACGCGTCTCGCCACTTCGGAGAGCCGCACTACGTCAGCTACGTCACGCCGTACTCGCACAACGCGGTGTTCATCGGACGGGTGTCGTCCAGCGGCGCGCTCACCACCGAGACGATCGCCTCGATGCCGAGCGGGGTCACGGCCATCGATCCGGCGATCGGGACCGCGCCCGACGGACAGATCGTCGTCGCGTGGGCTGAGCGCGGCAGCAACTACTTCGTGAACCGCATTCGACGCGCCCACAAGACGAGCTGGTCGGCCACGCCGGCCATCGGGACGCTCCGCATGGGTTGGACGACTTCGGATGGAGAGGGCGCCCCCAACCTCTTGATCGACGTGGGCTACGCCCGAGGGAGCGCCGCGCATGAGGTCTTCCACGTGGTCACCTCGCAGCGGTTGTGGAACTCGACCTCCCCAGAGCTCGGTGACGTGGGTGCGTACACGATCCAGCGCTCGAGCGGGGGCACTTCGGTCGACGAGATCGGGGTGGGAGGGAGCCGACGCCGACACGGAGGCGTGGCGGCTGCTCCGTCGATGGACACGTCGTTCGTCGTCTTCTACGAGCACACCGTCACCGGAGGCACCTGGCGACCGATCGGCTGCTGA
- a CDS encoding alpha/beta fold hydrolase, with protein sequence MPESPSDPSIRLARLERGPFAYTEEGAGPTALAIHGLPGSVRDFRWLASALDGRVRFVRLDQPGFGATPVRTGTGARLPDRVRFVRDAIDALGLDRVTLLAHSMGGPLAMAVAAEEPRVERLALLASVGLHVHRLARRTLRSPDVARLLGVPGIPRLLAAPMKRGFRRAGFPASTPLGELVETTRIFSQISFADHRAAARRVRCPTLLAWARDDRLVEETIGLSLARELPDGPRLAFDEGGHNIQKTQAIELADALARFTAGSA encoded by the coding sequence TCGCGTACACCGAGGAGGGCGCGGGCCCGACGGCGCTCGCGATCCACGGCCTGCCCGGCTCGGTGCGCGACTTCCGCTGGCTCGCCTCCGCCCTCGACGGCCGCGTGCGCTTCGTGCGGCTGGATCAACCGGGCTTCGGCGCGACGCCCGTCCGCACCGGCACCGGCGCGCGCCTCCCCGACCGCGTGCGCTTCGTGCGAGATGCGATCGACGCGCTCGGTCTCGATCGCGTCACTCTCCTTGCGCACTCGATGGGCGGTCCGCTCGCGATGGCGGTGGCGGCGGAGGAGCCGCGGGTCGAGCGCCTCGCGCTGCTCGCGTCGGTGGGGCTCCACGTCCATCGGCTCGCGCGCCGCACCCTGCGCAGCCCCGACGTCGCGCGCCTGCTCGGCGTGCCCGGAATCCCGCGGCTGCTCGCCGCGCCGATGAAACGAGGCTTCCGGCGCGCGGGCTTCCCGGCGTCGACGCCGCTGGGCGAGCTGGTGGAGACGACGCGCATCTTCTCCCAGATCTCGTTCGCCGATCACCGCGCCGCCGCGCGCCGCGTCCGCTGCCCCACCCTGCTCGCCTGGGCGCGAGACGACCGCCTCGTCGAGGAGACCATCGGCCTCTCCCTCGCGCGCGAGCTCCCCGACGGCCCACGCCTCGCCTTCGACGAAGGCGGTCACAACATCCAGAAGACGCAGGCGATCGAGCTCGCCGACGCCCTCGCTCGCTTCACGGCCGGTTCAGCGTGA